From Miscanthus floridulus cultivar M001 chromosome 15, ASM1932011v1, whole genome shotgun sequence, the proteins below share one genomic window:
- the LOC136507198 gene encoding uncharacterized protein, with product MVPGASASSPALPGGGGGDASGPVIARPGVEADTPEARALGKRTVSPMGSTAAVEQVAAGATQLPPQRTDGAPGSVEDRPAPYLIFSQKHPTEVPTLAPLKALKVRPSSTAHWVVEAQATIQHGAASARADPKEPVAQGGAAEATPTQTGEGAPPSREAEARELDGAKAPSVTEATEVKAPWASEAEATEAEAPRTAEAAAAGAGAPGTTEADVIAAKPSAQAVEMKAVEASVAPLVLGLPLLRGSVREAEVHPISSDDTSQAQEVVDAEVAGFVEQPAPTLGEGSSALVWVRPEPHGWDHSHVLWQSRDDPEGEPLFALEDAAEGGRWDTFEQYRQLAERSLRTALSMVADDLPGVA from the exons atggtgcccggggcgtcggcaagcagcccggcgctcccaggaggaggaggaggagacgcctCGGGGCCAGTGATCGCCCGCCCTGGggtcgaggccgacacgcccgaggcgcgggcgttgggaaagcgcaccgtcagcccgatgggctcgacggcagcggtggagcaggtggcggcaggggcgacgcaactgcccccacaGAGGACCGATGGGGCGCCGGGGTCTGTCGAGGACCGGCCGGCGCCG TATCTCATCTTCAGCCAGAAGCATCCTACGGAGGTGCCCACCTTGGCaccacttaaggcgctcaaggtgaggcCCAGCTCCactgcccactgggtggtggaggcgcaagccaccaTACAACATGGCGCagcatcggcgagggccgacccgaaggagccggtcgcccaaggaggggctgccgaggcgaccccgacacagacgggggagggagcgcctccgtcccgcgaggccgaggctcgtgaGTTAGATGGGGCCAAGGCGCCCTCAGTTACCGAGGCCACCGAAGTCAAGGCCCCCTGGGcctccgaggccgaggcgacggaggccgaGGCGCCCAGGACTGCCGAGGCCGCAGCGGCGggggccggagcccccgggaccaccgaggccgacgtGATTGCGGCGAAGCCATCAGCCCAGgcagtggagatgaaggcggtggaggcctcggtggcgcccctGGTCCTAGGCCTACCACTGTTGCGGGGGAGCgtccgggaggcggaggtccatccgatctcctccgacgatacttcccaggcgcaggaggtggtcgacgccgaggtggctggcttcgtggaacagccggctccGACCctaggcgagggaagctcggccctcgtgtgggtacgacccgagccccacgggtgggatcactcGCATGTCCTATggcagagccgggatgaccctgaaggggagcctctgttcgccctcgaggatgcggccgagggcgggcgctgggacaccttcgagcaataccgccagttggcggagcggtcactacggacggcgctgtccatggtggccgaTGATCTGCCCGGGGTCGCATAG
- the LOC136507195 gene encoding protein FAR1-RELATED SEQUENCE 5-like, with amino-acid sequence MYNAYAGNVGFSIRKSQTRNRGDGSICQKYIVCSCQGHGETQTSKDSTRIGCDARVQFSVSREGTWTVQKVVLDHNHYLASPNKLHKLRSQRHVVEADRMLINQIRQAGMKPTQVYEFMKEFYGGSEKVPFSKMDCKNKIGRERRKYLESNDAQTVLEYLKNKQIEDPTFFYAIQIDEDDGRMANFFWVDGQSIMDYACFGDVVSFDTTFQTNKVEMPFAPFVGTNHHKQTIIFGAALVFNETIESFVWLFETFLTAMSGKHPSTIFIDQDATMAGAIAYVFRNTSHRLYRSKDMFIQKWHELSSKYDLEKNQWMANLYDLRKRWAIVYRDSFTANMASTQRSEGMNNVFKKRFRRRLGLSELLVHLGAFSILNAPRPKPTDAQHLVRPARSRAGLARTTWSGPPSCKPPPLPPPPLPLFSCRYSLPREQLPYSVVVARAAPP; translated from the exons ATGTATAATGCCTATGCTGGTAATGTTGGGTTCAGTATAAGAAAGAGCCAGACAAGGAATCGAGGAGATGGTAGTATATGTCAAAAATATATTGTTTGTAGTTGCCAAGGACATGGAGAAACTCAGACATCAAAGGATAGTACAAGGATAGGTTGTGATGCACGTGTTCAGTTTAGTGTCAGTAGAGAGGGGACTTGGACAGTGCAAAAGGTTGTACTTGATCACAATCATTATCTTGCTAGTCCAAATAAATTGCATAAGCTGAGATCCCAACGACATGTTGTAGAAGCGGACAGGATGTTGATTAACCAGATACGACAAGCTGGAATGAAGCCAACACAGGTATATGAGTTTATGAAGGAGTTTTATGGAGGATCTGAGAAAGTTCCATTCTCAAAGATGGACTGCAAAAATAAAATTGGTCGTGAGCGTAGGAAGtacttagaatcaaatgatgctCAAACAGTTTTAGAATACTTGAAGAATAAGCAGATAGAAGATCCTACATTCTTTTATGCCATTCAAATAGATGAGGACGATGGTCGGATGGCTAATTTCTTTTGGGTAGATGGTCAGTCTATCATGGATTATGCATGCTTTGGTGACGTTGTGTCATTTGACACCACTTTTCAAACTAATAAGGTTGAAATGCCATTTGCACCATTTGTTGGAACCAACCATCATAAGCAAACAATAATTTTTGGTGCTGCTTTGGTATTTAATGAGACCATTGAATCATTTGTTTGGCTCTTTGAAACCTTTCTAACAGCAATGTCAGGAAAGCATCCAAGTACAATTTTCATCGATCAAGACGCAACCATGGCAGGAGCAATTGCCTACGTATTTAGGAATACAAGCCATCGTCTCT ATAGATCTAAAGATATGTTCATCCAGAAGTGGCATGAATTGTCGAGTAAGTATGACCTTGAGAAGAACCAATGGATGGCAAACCTATATGATTTGAGAAAAAGGTGGGCTATTGTCTACCGTGATTCATTTACAGCTAATATGGCCTCGACTCAAAGGAGTGAAGGCATGAACAATGTATTCAAGAAAAGATTCCGTAGGAGACTTGGACTTTCAGAGCTTCTTGTTCACTTGGGTGCATTTTCTATATTGAATGCACCTAGGCCAAAACCGACCGACGCGCAGCACCTGGTCCGGCCCGCACGCTCCCGAGCCGGCCTCGCGCGCACCACCTGGTCCGGCCCACCCTCCTGCAAACCGCCTCCACTTCCACCGCCTCCACTTCCTCTCTTCAGTTGCCGCTACTCTCTTCCTCGCGAGCAACTGCCGTATTCAGTTGTCGTCGCGCGCGCTGCGCCGCCGTGA
- the LOC136507197 gene encoding aspartic proteinase CDR1-like yields the protein MDACSESRQRKDGAFHFPVFHRKHPCVDEDPSTIHAASVSDAGTVIGNDKIHQGKYFMAIRLGTPAVFNLVTIDTGSTLSWVNCKRCRIRCHKQAAEAGPNLDPHRSATYRHVGCSDEDCLDIQADNGVPYGCVDETDTCLYGLRYGSQYSAGKLGRDRLALGDNYTIVDDFVFGCSEDDRFYGREAGVIGLGDKRYSFFNQMARLTTYNAFAYCFPGDHRAEGFLIVGPYPQKLELVTTLIRGYGRRQHVYSVLLLGIAVDGKPLEVDGRQILVVDSGTDDTFVSSSVFYALAEAIASAMQDKAYYREYGRKVCFRPAGGEPVNWRSLPTVQMQLLRATLELPPENVFHQQSTDRICLAFQSNDAAGVPDVQILGNKALRSFWVVYDLQKMTFGFQARAC from the coding sequence ATGGATGCATGCTCAGAGTCTCGGCAGAGGAAAGATGGCGCCTTCCACTTCCCTGTGTTCCACAGGAAGCACCCATGTGTTGACGAAGACCCATCGACGATCCACGCAGCAAGCGTATCAGACGCAGGCACCGTGATTGGGAACGACAAGATCCATCAAGGCAAGTACTTCATGGCCATCAGGCTGGGCACCCCTGCCGTCTTCAACCTCGTCACCATCGACACCGGCTCCACCCTCTCCTGGGTCAACTGCAAGAGGTGTCGGATACGGTGCCACAAGCAGGCGGCCGAAGCTGGCCCCAATCTGGACCCTCACCGCTCCGCCACGTACCGTCACGTCGGCTGCTCCGACGAGGACTGCCTCGACATCCAGGCCGACAACGGCGTCCCCTACGGCTGCGTCGACGAGACGGACACCTGCCTCTACGGCCTGCGCTACGGGTCGCAGTACTCGGCGGGGAAGCTCGGGAGGGACAGGCTCGCCCTGGGCGACAACTACACCATCGTCGACGACTTCGTCTTCGGGTGCAGCGAGGACGACAGGTTCTACGGCCGCGAGGCGGGCGTCATCGGCCTCGGCGACAAGCGTTACTCCTTCTTCAACCAGATGGCACGGCTGACGACCTACAACGCCTTCGCCTACTGCTTTCCCGGCGACCACCGCGCCGAGGGGTTTCTCATCGTCGGGCCGTACCCGCAGAAGCTGGAGCTCGTCACGACATTGATCAGGGGGTACGGGCGTAGGCAGCACGTCTACTCGGTTCTGCTGCTGGGCATCGCCGTCGACGGGAAGCCTCTGGAGGTCGACGGGCGCCAGATCCTGGTGGTCGACTCTGGGACCGATGACACCTTCGTCTCGTCCTCAGTTTTTTATGCTCTCGCCGAGGCGATAGCGTCGGCGATGCAAGATAAGGCGTATTACCGTGAGTACGGTCGGAAGGTCTGCTTCAGGCCTGCCGGCGGCGAGCCGGTGAACTGGAGGAGCTTGCCGACGGTGCAGATGCAGCTCCTAAGGGCTACGCTGGAACTGCCGCCGGAGAATGTGTTCCATCAGCAGTCAACTGATCGCATATGTTTGGCGTTCCAGTCGAATGACGCTGCTGGCGTGCCGGATGTTCAGATTCTAGGGAACAAAGCCCTGAGATCTTTCTGGGTTGTCTATGATCTGCAGAAGATGACCTTTGGCTTCCAAGCCCGGGCGTGTTGA
- the LOC136507196 gene encoding protein FAR1-RELATED SEQUENCE 5-like produces MSDLFNIMTRNGVPHLAALNVMADLYDGRHMWGFTEKDIKNMKAAKAREEREDDLNKLLQFFRECKENNKYFYWDVDADPKTGVIRNIFWSHASQRAEYRDFGDAITFDTTHKTNSKKMPLAMFVGANNNLKNVTFGQALIGDESIGSFKWLFETFKSCMGGQEPHVILTDEDPAMKVAIELVFLKSQHRNCRWHIIRPWEFELDQLYTDHKDKNLKERLELLINYLLGPTQFEVEWEKLVDECGIADNPTIRALWDKRERWIAAYFKGMYCGRMTSTQRSESQNRVLKDGYVSESTSLHMFATRMLDSLHHADHMDAGETYYAQAEVVRACKAKFDEQLCRVYTRAVYLEYNNSTAFVIRPDLDPQMSNGWLVKHEQGGGSFCWAQHEFWVVADKDNGEYRCECKQWEHTGLFCMHIIRAFTHLQVRKIPEKYIRKRYTRSARQEVPWDRHDGVRIGPAASQEQTRMSSLLPKLMKLGRAGSRSDHACQETNRQLDKIIPGIEMFPRSMENGSPGSGPSATESVTTTAHPATDDTTANGSPGSGPSATD; encoded by the exons ATGAGTGACTTATTTAACATAATGACAAGGAACGGAGTTCCACATCTGGCAGCATTGAATGTGATGGCGGATCTGTATGATGGTCGCCATATGTGGGGTTTTACAGAGAAGGACATAAAGAATAT GAAGGCAGCAAAGGCTAGGGAGGAAAGGGAAGATGATCTTAACAAGCTTCTGCAGTTCTTTAGAGAATGCAAGGAGAACAACAAATATTTCTACTGGGATGTGGATGCAGATCCAAAGACTGGAGTGATCAGGAACATATTCTGGAGTCATGCAAGCCAGAGAGCTGAATACAGAGATTTTGGAGACGCCATCACCTTTGATACGACACATAAAACCAACAGCAAGAAGATGCCGCTGGCGATGTTTGTTGGAGCCAACAATAACCTCAAGAACGTGACCTTCGGACAAGCTCTGATTGGTGATGAATCGATTGGATCATTCAAATGGTTGTTTGAGACGTTCAAGAGTTGCATGGGCGGACAGGAACCTCATGTTATCCTGACGG ACGAAGATCCAGCAATGAAAGTTGCGATTGAGTTGGTGTTTCTCAAGTCTCAACACAGAAACTGTCGCTGGCACATAATAAGGCCTTGGGAGTTTGAGTTGGACCAGCTGTACACCGATCACAAGGATAAAAACTTGAAGGAAAGGCTTGAATTGTTGATAAACTATCTGTTGGGCCCGACGCAATTTGAGGTTGAATGGGAGAAGCTAGTTGATGAGTGTGGCATTGCTGATAATCCTACCATTAGAGCCCTGTGGGATAAGAGGGAGAGGTGGATAGCTGCTTATTTCAAGGGGATGTATTGTGGTAGGATGACGTCGACGCAACGATCGGAGAGCCAGAACAGGGTGCTCAAAGATGGCTATGTTAGTGAGAGCACTAGCCTGCACATGTTCGCTACAAGGATGCTAGACTCACTCCATCACGCTGACCACATGGACGCAGGAGAGACATATTATGCACAG GCTGAGGTGGTGCGGGCTTGCAAAGCAAAATTTGATGAGCAGCTATGCAGAGTGTACACTAGAGCTGTATACCTGGAGTACAATAACAGCACAGCATTTGTCATTCGCCCTGATCTAGACCCACAGATGAGTAATGGGTGGTTAGTGAAGCATGAACAAGGGGGAGGGAGCTTCTGCTGGGCACAACATGAATTCTGGGTGGTTGCTGATAAGGACAATGGTGAATATAGATGCGAATGCAAACAATGGGAACACACAG GGCTATTCTGCATGCATATTATAAGAGCCTTCACCCACCTGCAGGTCAGGAAAATCCCAGAGAAGTACATCCGGAAAAGGTACACTCGTAGTGCGAGGCAAGAAGTTCCGTGGGATAGGCATGACGGTGTGCGAATTGGTCCAGCAGCAAGCCAGGAACAGACCCGGATGTCTAGCTTGCTACCTAAGTTGATGAAGCTCGGAAGGGCAGGAAGTAGGTCAGATCATGCTTGTCAAGAGACAAATAGGCAGCTGGACAAGATCATCCCAGGAATTGAAATGTTTCCAAGAAGCATGGAGAATGGGTCGCCAGGCAGTGGGCCGTCAGCAACTGAATCGGTGACAACAACAGCACACCCTGCTACTGATGACACCACAGCTAATGGGTCGCCTGGCAGTGGGCCGTCGGCAACTGACTAG